The Zalophus californianus isolate mZalCal1 chromosome X, mZalCal1.pri.v2, whole genome shotgun sequence genome window below encodes:
- the GPR173 gene encoding probable G-protein coupled receptor 173 → MANTTGEPEEVSGALSPPSASAYVKLVLLGLIMCVSLAGNAILSLLVLKERALHKAPYYFLLDLCLADGIRSAVCFPFVLASVRHGSSWTFSALSCKIVAFMAVLFCFHAAFMLFCISVTRYMAIAHHRFYAKRMTLWTCAAVICMAWTLSVAMAFPPVFDVGTYKFIREEDQCIFEHRYFKANDTLGFMLMLAVLMAATHAVYGKLLLFEYRHRKMKPVQMVPAISQNWTFHGPGATGQAAANWIAGFGRGPMPPTLLGIRQNGHAASRRLLGMDEVKGEKQLGRMFYAITLLFLLLWSPYIVACYWRVFVKACAVPHRYLATAVWMSFAQAAVNPIVCFLLNKDLKKCLRTHAPCWSTGGAPAPREPYCVM, encoded by the coding sequence ATGGCCAACACTACCGGAGAGCCCGAAGAGGTGAGCGGCGCACTGTCCCCGCCATCGGCATCAGCTTACGTGAAGCTGGTACTGCTGGGACTGATCATGTGCGTAAGCCTAGCGGGCAACGCCATCTTGTCCCTGCTGGTGCTCAAGGAGCGTGCCCTGCACAAGGCTCCTTATTACTTTTTGCTGGACCTGTGCCTGGCCGACGGCATACGCTCTGCCGTCTGCTTCCCCTTTGTGCTGGCTTCTGTGCGCCACGGCTCCTCATGGACCTTCAGTGCGCTCAGCTGCAAGATTGTGGCCTTTATGGCTGTGCTCTTTTGCTTCCATGCGGCCTTCATGCTGTTCTGCATCAGCGTCACCCGCTACATGGCCATCGCCCACCACCGCTTCTATGCCAAGCGCATGACACTCTGGACATGTGCAGCTGTCATCTGCATGGCCTGGACCCTGTCTGTGGCCATGGCCTTCCCACCTGTCTTTGATGTGGGCACCTACAAGTTTATCCGCGAGGAGGACCAGTGCATCTTTGAGCATCGCTACTTCAAGGCCAATGACACGCTGGGCTTCATGCTTATGTTGGCTGTGCTCATGGCAGCTACACACGCTGTCTATGGCAAGCTGCTCCTCTTCGAGTATCGTCACCGCAAGATGAAGCCAGTGCAGATGGTGCCTGCCATCAGCCAGAACTGGACATTCCATGGCCCTGGGGCCACCGGCCAGGCTGCTGCCAACTGGATCGCTGGCTTTGGCCGTGGGCCCATGCCACCAACACTGCTGGGTATCAGGCAGAATGGGCACGCAGCCAGCCGGCGGCTGCTGGGCATGGACGAGGTCAAGGGTGAAAAGCAGCTGGGCCGTATGTTCTACGCGATCACACTGCTCTTCTTGCTCCTCTGGTCACCCTACATCGTGGCCTGCTACTGGCGAGTGTTTGTGAAAGCCTGTGCTGTGCCCCACCGTTACCTGGCCACCGCTGTTTGGATGAGCTTCGCCCAGGCTGCTGTCAACCCGATCGTCTGCTTCCTGCTCAACAAGGACCTCAAGAAGTGCCTGAGGACTCACGCCCCCTGCTGGAGCACAGGAGGTGCCCCGGCTCCCAGAGAACCCTACTGTGTCATGTGA
- the TSPYL2 gene encoding testis-specific Y-encoded-like protein 2, with protein sequence MDRQDEGPPAKARRLSSSEPSQHDQLPPPPPPPPPPLLRLPLPPPEQRPRLREETEAAQVLADMRGVGLGPALPPPPPYVILEEGGIRAYFTLGAGSPGWEPAMESGYGGAPPPTESLETFSPSEASGGSLEIDFQVIEPSSFAGEKALETCSAGEWGYQRLAGPRGKEEAIIIVEDDDEDEKESVRKRRRRRKRKQRKMKKESKERNAEKIECILQALENIQLDLEAVNIKAGKAFLRLKRKFIQMRRPFLERRDLIIQHIPGFWVKAFLNHPKISILINRRDEDIFRYLTNLQVQDLRHISMGYKMKLYFQTNPYFTNMVIVKEFQRNRSGRLVSHSTPIRWHRGQEPQARRHRNQDTNHSFFSWFSNHSLPEADRIAEIIKNDLWVNPLRYYMMGEGGYRANRKKQEKEESKNRDKCEVVILEDSDDYHVMEDIISEISDSDGITDNETIHDVKISDFMETTDCFETTDNEITDISESLCDSESPDHNESPDNETTDNNESPDDNETTDNNESSDDNETTDNNESADDNNENPDDNNENPDENSENPEDNTDDNEENPEDNEENTDDDENPDGDENPDGDDENPKGGNHGSNGNNQDSSDSDNEGDNEGSDDEDNDGNEGDNEGSDDDGNEGDNEGSDDDDRDIEDYKNDIDDPDKDQDNSNNQDDYEDEVENISEEESSVEEEEEGSEEDSEQEGEESDNEEGSDNEEGSDEEGIEEDSEGGEDSEDSDMEEVLQVQNAWANPGKRGKTG encoded by the exons ATGGACCGCCAGGATGAGGGGCCTCCGGCCAAGGCCCGCCGCCTGAGTAGCTCAGAGCCCTCTCAGCACGACCAGCTGCcaccgccgcctccgccgcctccgccgccgctcCTGCGACTGCCCCTACCTCCACCCGAGCAGCGCCCGAGGCTCCGGGAGGAAACCGAGGCGGCACAGGTGCTGGCTGACATGAGGGGGGTGGGACTGGGCCCCGCTctgcccccgccgccgccctATGTCATTCTGGAGGAGGGGGGGATCCGTGCGTACTTCACCCTGGGTGCTGGGAGTCCCGGCTGGGAGCCTGCGATGGAGTCAGGGTATGGGGGGGCGCCCCCTCCCACGGAGAGCCTAGAAACCTTCTCTCCTTCGGAGGCTTCTGGGGGAAGTCTGGAAATTGACTTTCAGGTTATAGAGCCCAGCAGTTTTGCCGGAGAGAAGGCCCTAGAAACCTGTAGCGCAGGGGAGTGGGGGTACCAGAGGTTAGCCGGCCcgagggggaaggaagaggctATCATCATAGTGGAAGATGACGACGAGGATGAAAAGGAGAgtgtgaggaagaggaggaggaggaggaagaggaagcagaggaagatgaagaaggaaaGCAAGGAGAGGAATGCCGAGAAGATAGAGTGCATCCTGCAGGCACTGGAAAACATTCAACTGGACCTGGAGGCAGTGAACATCAAGGCAGGCAAGGCCTTCCTCCGTCTGAAGCGCAAGTTCATCCAGATGCGAAGACCCTTCCTGGAGCGCAGAGACCTCATCATCCAGCATATCCCAGGCTTCTGGGTCAAAGCA TTCCTCAACCACCCCAAAATTTCAATCTTGATCAACCGACGCGATGAAGACATTTTCCGCTACTTGACCAACCTGCAG GTACAAGATCTCAGACATATCTCCATGGGCTACAAGATGAAGCTGTACTTCCAGACAAACCCCTACTTCACAAATATGGTGATTGTCAAGGAGTTCCAGCGCAACCGCTCCG GCCGGCTGGTGTCTCACTCCACTCCAATCCGCTGGCACCGGGGCCAGGAACCCCAGGCCCGTAGGCACAGGAACCAGGACACCAACCACAGTTTCTTCAGCTGGTTCTCAAACCACAGCCTCCCAGAGGCTGACAGGATTGCTGAG ATTATCAAAAATGACCTGTGGGTTAACCCTCTGCGCTACTACATGATGGGAGAAGGGGGCTACAGGGCAAacagaaagaagcaagaaaaggaagaaag TAAAAACAgggacaagtgtgaggtggtgaTCCTGGAAGACTCTGATGACTATCATGTAATGGAAGACATTATCAGCGAGATCTCAGACAGCGATGGTATCACCGACAATGAGACCATTCATGATGTCAAGATCTCTGACTTCATGGAGACCACCGACTGCTTTGAGACCACCGACAATGAGATAACTGACATTAGTGAGAGCCTCTGTGACAGTGAGAGCCCTGACCACAATGAGAGCCCTGACAATGAGACCACCGACAACAATGAGAGCCCTGATGACAACGAGACCACTGATAATAATGAGAGCTCTGATGACAACGAGACCACCGACAACAATGAGAGTGCCGATGACAACAACGAGAATCCTGATGACAACAATGAGAACCCTGATGAAAACAGCGAGAACCCTGAGGACAACACTGATGACAATGAAGAGAACCCTGAGGACAATGAAGAGAATACTGATGACGATGAGAACCCTGATGGTGACGAGAACCctgatggtgatgatgagaaCCCCAAAGGTGGCAACCATGGCAGCAATGGCAACAACCAGGATAGCAGCGACAGTGACAACGAAGGAGACAATGAGGGCAGTGATGATGAAGATAATGACGGCAATGAAGGCGACAACGAAGGCAGTGATGATGATGGCAATGAAGGTGACAATGAAGGCAGCGATGATGATGACAGAGACATCGAAGATTACAAGAATGACATTGATGACCCTGACAAGGATCAGGATAACAGCAACAACCAGGACGACTATGAGGATGAAGTAGAGAACATCTCTGAAGAAGAATCAtcagtggaggaggaagaagagggcagTGAGGAAG acaGTGAACAAGAAGGCGAGGAGAGCGATAACGAGGAAGGAAGCGATAACGAGGAAGGAAGCGACGAGGAAGGGATCGAAGAAGACTCAGAAGGAGGGGAAGACTCTGAGGATTCCGACATGGAGGAGGTGCTTCAGGTCCAAAATGCTTGGGCCAACCCGGGGAAGAGGGGCAAAACTGGATAA